Proteins encoded by one window of Clostridium perfringens:
- a CDS encoding putative ABC transporter permease subunit produces MNRIKLLLKYFIGNSFNNASSNIKSRNLAIVMYILIIIGISTPIANMIDSMYPNFASIGQEGYLLSIIFLIGSLTLLVLGVYDILDSFFFSQDIEPLMPLPFKSGEIMIGKFITCLVDMYIYLSITIIPLISFGLNAKIGFSYFLMIIPVYLFAPIIIVIFCILITMILMSFINVSKYQNTFKIIFGTLGIVLILGVYSLNSTGLNSENVSVALRNKTALVDLTNKIFITTTFSVKALLYSNSLKGLLNLGLLIGISIVALIIAYFLGKSMYNKILSRNLNVYSERKNILENNKNKVVVRSSVRKAMVLRELRTILRDPSNFINCVVMIVYMPIFIFIFFIKGNILVNDTQLAKDTIIMAATFIVTALTISGNSVASTALSREGKEILISKYIPVDYKVQIQSKLIVSFIVNGLALILGIAILIYLKASPLVIVMSLLVQMGTIATISLVGMILDYLSPKLEWTDTKNLYSKNFKPLLVMLICLVIGGFNIGLIVTKSPLIVFLIDMSILLIVSLVLYKILMKKGLEVYKRL; encoded by the coding sequence ATGAATAGAATTAAATTATTATTGAAATATTTTATAGGAAACTCTTTTAATAATGCTTCTAGTAACATAAAATCTAGAAATCTAGCTATAGTTATGTATATCTTAATAATAATAGGAATATCTACACCTATAGCTAATATGATAGATTCTATGTACCCTAACTTTGCTAGTATTGGACAAGAAGGATATCTTCTTTCAATTATATTTTTAATTGGATCACTAACTTTATTGGTTTTAGGAGTTTATGATATTTTAGATTCATTTTTCTTTTCACAGGATATAGAACCCTTAATGCCATTACCATTTAAAAGTGGTGAAATAATGATAGGGAAATTCATAACATGTTTAGTGGATATGTATATTTATTTAAGCATTACAATAATTCCCTTAATCTCTTTTGGATTAAATGCTAAGATAGGATTTTCTTATTTTCTTATGATTATTCCGGTTTATTTATTCGCTCCAATTATAATAGTAATATTTTGTATATTAATAACTATGATTTTAATGAGTTTCATAAATGTATCTAAATATCAAAATACTTTTAAAATAATATTTGGTACATTAGGAATAGTCTTAATTTTAGGAGTGTACTCTTTAAATTCAACAGGATTAAATTCAGAGAATGTTTCAGTGGCACTAAGAAATAAAACAGCATTGGTAGACTTAACTAATAAAATATTCATAACTACTACCTTTAGTGTAAAAGCATTACTTTATAGTAATTCTCTAAAGGGATTATTAAACTTAGGTCTTTTAATTGGTATATCAATAGTAGCTTTAATAATTGCATATTTCTTAGGAAAATCAATGTATAACAAGATACTAAGTAGAAATTTAAATGTATATAGCGAGAGAAAGAATATACTAGAAAATAATAAGAATAAGGTTGTTGTAAGGAGTTCAGTAAGAAAAGCAATGGTATTAAGAGAGCTTAGAACAATATTAAGAGACCCCAGTAACTTTATAAACTGTGTTGTTATGATTGTTTATATGCCTATATTTATATTTATTTTCTTTATTAAAGGAAATATTTTAGTAAATGATACTCAATTAGCAAAGGATACAATAATAATGGCGGCTACTTTTATAGTTACAGCATTAACCATATCAGGTAACTCAGTTGCATCAACAGCCTTAAGTAGAGAAGGAAAAGAAATACTTATATCAAAATACATTCCAGTAGATTATAAGGTACAGATTCAATCTAAGCTTATAGTTTCTTTCATAGTAAATGGATTAGCACTTATATTGGGAATAGCTATATTAATTTATTTAAAGGCATCACCATTGGTTATCGTAATGAGTTTATTAGTACAAATGGGAACAATAGCTACAATATCTTTGGTGGGAATGATTCTAGATTATTTATCACCTAAGTTAGAATGGACAGATACAAAGAATTTATATAGTAAAAATTTTAAGCCATTATTAGTAATGTTAATTTGCTTAGTAATAGGAGGGTTTAATATAGGTTTAATTGTTACCAAAAGCCCATTAATAGTATTTTTAATAGACATGAGTATTTTGCTAATAGTAAGCTTAGTTTTATATAAAATTCTTATGAAAAAAGGATTAGAGGTTTATAAAAGGTTATAA
- a CDS encoding MutS family DNA mismatch repair protein: MDKRLLKVLKHDYAVEMDKKRNLKAIRTLYDMNEKEEYHIDEQTWNDLDLDKVYSKLDRNYSSLGEASLYSMLRNPLNDEKKLNKRREEIEYFKENEEVRFKIMWIFFELGRDKKNSLLDMINEKLIESNKFKYYFYTITGKILPLILILTAIFVSVSAMLGLMAVTFLNIYINSKERDRIKANGLMYLRRVIKASKQIVKINDKNLDDFNIKIRENLKDLKSIDRNTIMISFINMWGGVFEFISVLFLLEETAYYKIADSIEKNKDSILSLYKTLGEMEAIISIGSYEEEKKDKITRPKFIREITLEIKNGIHPIIENPVANSINMSKRGIVLTGTNMSGKSTFLRMLGVNMLFAQAFNFVLAEKYEGPIFNIVTSISPNDDLSVGKSFYMAEAESILRIIRALDKELPVFCAIDEIFRGTNPIERISASAEILTYINNKNSISIVATHDRELVDILKESYEFYYFSENVDSKNGLSFDYKLKRGVSKTRNAIKLLEYIGYPKDIINKSYRRSEKLEGFI, translated from the coding sequence ATGGATAAGAGGTTGTTAAAAGTATTAAAGCATGACTATGCAGTAGAAATGGATAAAAAGAGAAACCTAAAAGCTATAAGAACACTATATGATATGAACGAAAAAGAAGAATACCATATAGATGAACAAACATGGAATGATTTAGATTTAGATAAGGTTTATTCAAAATTAGATAGAAATTATAGTAGTTTAGGAGAAGCTTCCCTTTATTCAATGCTTAGAAATCCACTAAATGATGAAAAAAAGTTAAATAAGAGAAGAGAAGAAATAGAGTACTTTAAAGAAAACGAAGAAGTAAGATTTAAGATTATGTGGATATTTTTTGAGTTAGGAAGAGATAAAAAGAATAGCTTGTTAGATATGATTAATGAAAAGCTAATAGAATCTAATAAGTTTAAATATTATTTTTATACAATTACAGGAAAGATATTGCCTTTAATATTAATACTTACTGCAATCTTTGTAAGCGTAAGTGCAATGCTTGGCTTAATGGCTGTAACCTTCCTTAATATTTATATAAATAGTAAGGAAAGAGACCGTATTAAGGCTAATGGGCTTATGTATTTAAGAAGAGTAATAAAGGCATCTAAGCAGATAGTTAAAATTAATGATAAAAATTTAGATGATTTTAATATAAAGATAAGAGAAAACTTAAAAGATTTAAAATCAATAGATAGAAATACTATAATGATTAGCTTTATTAATATGTGGGGTGGAGTATTTGAATTTATATCTGTATTATTTTTACTAGAAGAAACTGCATATTATAAAATTGCTGATTCAATAGAGAAAAATAAAGATTCAATTTTAAGCCTTTATAAAACATTAGGTGAAATGGAAGCAATAATATCTATTGGAAGTTATGAAGAAGAAAAAAAGGATAAGATAACTAGACCTAAATTCATAAGAGAAATAACATTAGAAATAAAAAATGGAATACACCCAATTATAGAAAATCCAGTAGCTAACTCCATAAACATGAGTAAGAGAGGAATTGTTCTTACTGGAACTAATATGTCAGGTAAATCAACTTTCTTAAGGATGTTAGGAGTAAATATGCTTTTTGCTCAAGCCTTTAATTTTGTTTTAGCAGAAAAATATGAGGGGCCAATATTTAATATAGTTACTTCAATTAGTCCAAATGATGATTTAAGTGTTGGTAAAAGTTTTTACATGGCCGAAGCAGAATCAATTTTAAGAATAATAAGAGCTTTAGATAAGGAGTTACCAGTATTTTGTGCAATTGATGAGATTTTTAGAGGGACAAATCCAATAGAGAGAATATCAGCTTCAGCAGAAATTCTTACTTATATCAATAATAAAAATAGTATTTCTATAGTTGCTACTCATGATAGAGAATTAGTTGACATATTAAAAGAAAGTTATGAGTTTTATTATTTTAGTGAAAATGTTGATAGCAAGAATGGATTAAGCTTTGATTATAAGCTAAAAAGAGGAGTATCTAAAACTAGAAATGCTATAAAATTACTAGAATATATAGGTTATCCAAAAGATATAATAAACAAGTCATATAGAAGATCAGAAAAGCTAGAAGGCTTTATTTAG
- a CDS encoding alpha/beta hydrolase, whose product MKKILKVVEVILLSLIIIMGALAYYFRGQIGFYINIGKEYLEFKENPPSIEDLKNIKMSEDMDFKDVVYKDTNGKAQTLDIYGPEKKLRHGSPVILYVHGGSWVYGNKEIPDLIAPLLDSFRKEGYTIISVGYELATDKVDFKKQASDVKDAIRWVYKNKETYGFNTDEIGVIGASAGAHLSLLATYSGEDEFVDDKELSNYPSKVKYVVDFFGPTELSALDMTMASWDLNNSIEKTEKQLRGEESITEYMDKYSPINYVKPNLPKTLIVHGRQDKLVPYSNSMNLYNKSKDMGNDIQILTLENSGHDFSQVDVNEVFELGFKVLNFILFNTKF is encoded by the coding sequence ATGAAAAAAATTTTAAAAGTAGTAGAAGTTATATTACTAAGTTTAATAATTATAATGGGAGCTTTAGCTTATTATTTTAGAGGACAAATAGGTTTTTATATAAACATAGGAAAAGAGTATTTAGAGTTTAAGGAAAATCCACCTAGTATTGAGGATTTAAAGAACATTAAAATGAGTGAGGATATGGATTTTAAGGATGTAGTTTATAAAGATACTAATGGCAAAGCTCAGACTTTAGATATTTATGGACCAGAAAAGAAATTAAGACATGGATCACCAGTAATTCTTTATGTTCATGGAGGAAGTTGGGTTTATGGGAACAAAGAAATACCAGATCTTATAGCACCTCTTTTAGATTCTTTTAGGAAAGAAGGATATACCATAATAAGTGTAGGGTATGAACTTGCTACTGATAAGGTTGATTTTAAGAAACAAGCTTCAGATGTTAAGGATGCCATAAGATGGGTTTATAAAAACAAAGAAACTTATGGATTCAACACTGATGAGATAGGAGTTATAGGGGCTTCTGCTGGGGCACATTTATCCTTGTTAGCCACATATAGTGGGGAAGATGAATTTGTTGATGATAAGGAACTTTCTAACTATCCATCAAAGGTTAAATATGTTGTAGATTTCTTTGGACCAACTGAACTTAGTGCCTTAGACATGACTATGGCTTCATGGGATTTAAATAATTCAATAGAGAAAACTGAAAAGCAATTAAGAGGGGAAGAAAGTATAACAGAATACATGGATAAATATAGTCCAATAAATTATGTTAAGCCTAACTTACCAAAGACTTTAATAGTTCATGGACGTCAAGATAAGTTGGTTCCATACAGTAATTCAATGAACTTATATAATAAGAGCAAGGATATGGGTAACGATATTCAAATACTTACCTTAGAAAATAGTGGCCATGATTTTTCTCAAGTTGATGTAAATGAAGTATTTGAACTTGGGTTTAAAGTTTTAAACTTTATACTTTTTAATACTAAGTTTTAA
- a CDS encoding ABC transporter ATP-binding protein, giving the protein MISLKGVNKEYTQGVKAVDNLNLEIKDGEIFGILGPNGAGKTTTISMITGITEPTMGEIKINNIDISKNPVEAKMQFGYVPDSPDMFLRYKGIEYLNFMGDVYNVSESDREERIKDLAKRFEMTNALGDKIQSYSHGMRQKIIIMGVLIHKPSIWILDEPLTGLDPKSSYILKEMMREHASEGNTVLFSTHVLEVAEKLCDRVGIIKKGKLIFVGTLEELKEEFKGDESLEKMFLEITENE; this is encoded by the coding sequence TTGATTAGTTTAAAAGGGGTTAATAAGGAATACACACAAGGAGTAAAAGCTGTAGATAATTTAAATCTAGAAATTAAAGATGGTGAGATATTTGGTATATTAGGACCAAATGGAGCTGGAAAGACTACTACAATAAGTATGATCACAGGAATAACAGAGCCTACTATGGGAGAAATAAAAATAAATAATATTGATATAAGTAAAAATCCTGTAGAAGCTAAAATGCAATTTGGATATGTTCCTGATAGTCCAGATATGTTTTTAAGATATAAAGGAATAGAGTATCTTAATTTTATGGGAGACGTTTATAATGTTAGCGAGTCAGATAGAGAAGAAAGGATTAAAGACTTAGCTAAAAGGTTTGAAATGACTAATGCCTTGGGAGATAAAATTCAAAGTTATTCTCATGGAATGAGACAAAAAATAATAATAATGGGTGTTTTAATTCATAAGCCTAGTATTTGGATATTAGATGAACCTTTAACTGGATTAGATCCAAAATCCTCATATATATTAAAAGAGATGATGAGAGAGCATGCAAGTGAAGGAAATACTGTATTATTTTCTACACATGTCTTAGAAGTCGCAGAAAAGTTATGTGATAGGGTAGGCATAATAAAAAAAGGGAAACTTATTTTTGTAGGTACATTAGAAGAGTTAAAAGAAGAATTTAAGGGTGATGAATCACTAGAAAAAATGTTCTTGGAGATTACTGAAAATGAATAG
- a CDS encoding FadR/GntR family transcriptional regulator gives MFKPVKNMKVYEQVVDQIKEMVRVGQIKKGDKLPTERVMAEELQVSRTSIREAMRALEVVGLIESRQGAGNYIREEFDDVLLEPLSIVFMLQNGTNKYIFELREVLELSTIFLSVMRISDEELKKLGELVERFKTSRDEEENVKIDSEFHSIIVKGANNVLITNLLEGVSELVDKFISEGRRAILSDERNRGKLLDFHEKIYLAIKNRDAYSAYKHMQEHFQLIKENI, from the coding sequence ATGTTTAAACCAGTTAAAAACATGAAAGTTTATGAGCAGGTTGTTGATCAAATAAAAGAAATGGTTAGAGTAGGACAGATAAAAAAAGGAGATAAGCTTCCTACAGAGAGAGTTATGGCAGAAGAGCTTCAAGTAAGTAGAACTTCTATAAGAGAAGCCATGAGAGCTTTAGAGGTTGTAGGATTAATAGAAAGTAGACAGGGAGCAGGTAATTATATAAGGGAAGAGTTTGATGATGTATTATTAGAACCGCTTTCAATAGTATTTATGCTTCAAAATGGAACAAATAAATATATATTTGAATTAAGAGAAGTTTTAGAATTGTCTACTATATTTTTATCTGTAATGAGAATATCTGATGAAGAATTAAAAAAGCTTGGTGAACTTGTGGAGAGGTTTAAGACATCTAGGGATGAAGAAGAGAATGTTAAAATTGATAGCGAATTTCACAGCATAATTGTTAAAGGTGCAAATAATGTACTTATAACTAATTTGTTAGAAGGGGTATCTGAGTTAGTTGATAAGTTTATAAGTGAAGGAAGAAGAGCTATTTTAAGTGATGAGAGAAATAGAGGAAAGCTATTAGATTTTCATGAAAAAATATATTTAGCTATAAAAAATAGAGATGCTTATTCTGCATATAAACATATGCAAGAGCATTTCCAATTAATAAAGGAAAATATTTAG